A part of Bacillus thuringiensis genomic DNA contains:
- a CDS encoding glycoside hydrolase family 1 protein, with product MKFPHDFLFGAASASYQVEGAWNEDGKGVTNWDEFSKITGKTYNGTNGDVAVDHYHRYKEDVRLMAEMGLESYRFSISWARILPTGDGKVNEKGIEFYNNLIDECLKYGIVPFVTLYHWDLPLPLEKDGGWTNKRTAEAFVKYAETCFKAFGDRVKHWITFNETVMFCGLGYLKGAHPPGIQNDVPKYFQATHYVFYAHAKTVAVYKQLKQYGEIGITHVFLPAYSVDDQKENIRAANHANEYETYWYYDPILKGEYPSYVVQQLKEKGWTPNWTVEELEIIKQNAEENDFIGLNYYQPIRVERYDIDIKSEEHSRENSTLAPGNPSFDGFYRTVKMDDKTYTKWGWEISPEGFLDGLHMLKARYGDIKMYVTENGLGDEDPIIDGEIVDVPRIKFIEAHLKVMKRAIEEGINLKGYYAWSVIDLLSWLNGYKKQYGFIFVDHNDNLKRKKKLSFHWYKRVIETRGEEL from the coding sequence ATGAAGTTTCCACATGATTTTTTATTCGGAGCTGCTTCAGCTTCTTATCAAGTAGAAGGTGCATGGAATGAAGATGGAAAAGGTGTTACGAATTGGGACGAGTTTTCAAAAATTACTGGTAAAACATACAATGGAACAAATGGTGATGTAGCTGTTGATCATTATCATCGATATAAGGAAGATGTTCGCTTAATGGCTGAGATGGGATTAGAATCGTATCGTTTTTCTATTTCTTGGGCGAGAATATTGCCGACTGGAGATGGAAAGGTAAATGAAAAAGGGATTGAATTTTATAACAACTTAATTGATGAATGTTTAAAATACGGGATTGTGCCGTTTGTCACTTTATATCATTGGGATTTACCATTACCGTTAGAAAAAGATGGTGGATGGACGAATAAAAGAACAGCAGAGGCTTTCGTGAAATATGCAGAAACTTGTTTTAAGGCATTTGGTGACAGAGTTAAGCATTGGATTACTTTTAATGAGACAGTAATGTTTTGTGGATTAGGTTATTTAAAAGGTGCACATCCACCAGGAATCCAAAATGATGTTCCTAAGTATTTTCAAGCGACTCATTATGTATTTTATGCACATGCGAAAACAGTTGCGGTGTACAAGCAGCTGAAACAATATGGTGAGATTGGGATTACACATGTTTTCTTACCTGCTTATAGTGTGGATGATCAAAAAGAAAATATACGAGCAGCAAATCATGCGAATGAATATGAAACGTATTGGTATTATGATCCAATTTTAAAAGGCGAGTATCCGTCTTATGTTGTACAACAATTAAAGGAAAAAGGATGGACTCCTAATTGGACGGTTGAAGAATTAGAAATCATTAAACAAAATGCAGAAGAAAATGATTTTATTGGCTTGAATTATTATCAACCAATACGAGTAGAAAGATACGATATAGATATAAAGAGTGAGGAACATTCTCGAGAAAACTCAACGCTTGCTCCAGGTAACCCTTCTTTTGATGGTTTTTATCGAACAGTTAAAATGGATGATAAAACATATACAAAATGGGGATGGGAAATATCTCCCGAAGGTTTCTTAGATGGATTGCATATGTTGAAAGCGCGTTACGGTGACATAAAGATGTATGTAACGGAAAATGGACTTGGTGATGAAGATCCAATCATTGACGGAGAAATTGTAGATGTTCCGAGAATTAAATTTATTGAAGCGCATTTAAAAGTAATGAAGCGTGCAATTGAAGAGGGAATTAACTTAAAAGGTTATTATGCATGGTCAGTGATTGATCTTTTAAGTTGGTTAAATGGATATAAAAAGCAATATGGCTTTATTTTTGTCGATCATAATGATAACTTAAAACGTAAGAAGAAACTTTCGTTTCATTGGTATAAACGTGTGATCGAAACGAGAGGGGAAGAGTTATAA
- the plcA gene encoding phosphatidylinositol diacylglycerol-lyase has translation MSNKKLILKLFICSTIFITFVFALHDKQVVAASSVNELENWSKWMQPIHDNIPLARISIPGTHDSGTFKLQNPIKQVWGMTQEYDFRYQMDHGARIFDIRGRLTDDNTIVLHHGPLYLYVTLHEFINEAKQFLKDNPSETIIMSLKKEYEDMKGAEGSFSSTFEKNYYVDPIFLKTEGNIKLGDARGKIVLLKRYGDSNESGGYNNFYWPDNETFTTTVNQNVNVTVQDKYKVSYDEKVKSIKDMMDETMNNSEDLNHLYINFTSLSSGGTAWNSPYYYASYINPEIANHIKQKNSSRVGWVIQDYINEKWSPLLYQEVIRANKSLIKE, from the coding sequence ATGAGCAATAAGAAGTTAATTTTGAAATTATTCATATGTAGTACAATATTTATCACATTTGTATTTGCTTTACATGATAAGCAAGTAGTTGCAGCTAGCTCTGTTAATGAGCTTGAAAATTGGTCAAAATGGATGCAACCTATACATGATAATATCCCGTTAGCACGAATTTCAATTCCAGGAACACATGATAGTGGGACATTCAAGTTGCAAAATCCGATTAAGCAAGTATGGGGAATGACGCAAGAATATGATTTTCGTTATCAAATGGATCATGGAGCTAGAATTTTCGATATAAGAGGACGTTTAACAGATGATAATACGATAGTTCTTCATCATGGACCATTATATCTTTATGTAACACTGCATGAATTCATAAACGAAGCGAAACAATTTTTAAAAGATAACCCAAGTGAAACGATTATTATGTCCTTAAAAAAAGAGTATGAGGATATGAAAGGGGCAGAAGGTTCATTTAGTAGTACGTTTGAAAAAAATTATTATGTTGATCCTATCTTTTTAAAAACAGAAGGAAATATAAAATTAGGAGATGCTCGTGGGAAAATTGTACTACTAAAAAGATATGGTGATAGTAATGAATCTGGAGGATATAATAATTTTTATTGGCCAGATAATGAGACGTTTACCACAACTGTAAACCAAAATGTAAATGTAACAGTACAAGATAAATATAAAGTGAGTTATGATGAGAAAGTAAAATCTATTAAAGATATGATGGATGAAACGATGAACAATAGCGAGGATTTAAATCATCTATATATTAATTTTACAAGCTTGTCTTCTGGTGGTACAGCATGGAATAGTCCATATTACTACGCTTCTTATATAAATCCTGAAATTGCAAACCATATAAAACAAAAGAATTCTTCGAGAGTGGGCTGGGTAATTCAAGACTACATAAATGAAAAGTGGTCACCATTATTGTATCAAGAAGTTATAAGAGCGAATAAGTCATTAATAAAAGAATAA
- a CDS encoding GntR family transcriptional regulator, whose protein sequence is MSAKYKQIADVLEQNIRDGLFNETKKLPTEEALMNRFEVSRNTIRKVISQLVNRGYIFQVQGSGMFLRETSVTDYINLGSLRGLTKNLVSQNIETKVLELEVIDVDEEIAKRMQCEAGTRLYFLKRLRIVDAKPFSIEVSYFKKDIIPYLNEEIALSSVYSYFIEDLRLNIGFADKVISCEKVNKENAQLLELNEGDPALLIENTVCLVNGTIFELSQSMFHYEKTKLLNRINFK, encoded by the coding sequence ATGAGTGCAAAGTATAAACAAATTGCAGATGTGTTAGAGCAAAACATTCGAGATGGGCTTTTTAATGAAACGAAAAAACTACCTACAGAAGAAGCGTTGATGAATCGATTTGAAGTAAGCCGTAATACGATACGTAAAGTAATTAGTCAGCTTGTGAATAGAGGTTATATTTTTCAAGTGCAAGGTAGTGGTATGTTTTTACGCGAAACTTCTGTAACAGATTACATTAATTTAGGAAGTTTACGTGGATTAACGAAAAATCTTGTTTCACAAAATATTGAAACGAAAGTGTTAGAGCTTGAAGTAATAGATGTGGACGAAGAGATAGCAAAGCGGATGCAATGCGAAGCTGGGACTAGGTTGTATTTTTTGAAGCGCTTAAGAATTGTAGATGCTAAACCATTCTCTATTGAAGTAAGTTATTTCAAAAAGGATATTATTCCATATTTGAACGAAGAAATAGCATTAAGCTCTGTATACAGTTATTTCATTGAAGATTTACGATTAAATATTGGTTTTGCTGATAAAGTTATTAGTTGTGAAAAAGTAAATAAAGAAAATGCACAGCTTTTAGAATTAAATGAAGGTGATCCGGCGCTTCTTATTGAAAATACAGTTTGTCTTGTAAACGGGACAATTTTCGAGTTATCTCAGTCGATGTTTCATTATGAAAAGACTAAACTTTTAAATCGGATCAATTTTAAGTGA